One region of Miscanthus floridulus cultivar M001 chromosome 19, ASM1932011v1, whole genome shotgun sequence genomic DNA includes:
- the LOC136526039 gene encoding uncharacterized protein, which produces MFLQQGLWISDLDVLDDLHCLLPSHPHRRLPSSKANLVNKFFERTKRPYDKEQMKNRWDVLKKKYAQWKTLNMRATGLGRDPVTGCISASDEWWAEQNAAMPGCISFKSAVLEHEDMMRIMFDASSVTNETSYVPGSGHDDGEGEEHEAGHGDGDSERVEGRGAEINMSISSDEDAIQDESGTDENFMVAYIALELMGSTSSVAKNKEVVPNVPVMTGIQWVEIQLNDRVQCHNMFRMTRQVANKFRHSLETVSRKFSEVLDSICRLSIDIIRPKDPHFGTVHPKLQQARFWPHFNDCIGAIDGTHIPVTVPKSEQTKYIGRHGYGSQNVMAVCDFDMRFTLVVTGWVGSAHDTRVFLDTLVTYKDKFQYPPEGKYYLVDSGYPNRKGYLAPYKGQRYHVPEWQHGRHVVGSKEVFNYAH; this is translated from the exons ATGTTTCTGCAGCAAGGGCTCTGGATCTCCGACCTCGACGTCCTCGACGACCTCCACTGCCTGCTGCCCTCCCATCCCCACCGCCGACTACCGTCCAGCAAG GCTAATTTGGTGAATAAGTTCTTTGAGCGAACAAAGAGGCCATATGACAAAGAGCAAATGAAGAACAGATGGGATGTACTGAAGAAGAAATATGCACAATGGAAGACCTTGAACATGAGAGCCACTGGGTTGGGAAGGGATCCTGTGACTGGATGTATTTCTGCCAGTGATGAATGGTGGGCAGAACAAAATGCG GCTATGCCAGGATGTATAAGTTTCAAATCTGCAGTTCTTGAGCACGAGGACATGATGCGAATAATGTTTGATGCTAGTAGTGTGACTAATGAGACATCCTATGTTCCTGGAAGTGGTCATGATGATGGAGAGGGTGAGGAGCATGAGGCCGGCCATGGTGATGGTGATAGTGAGAGAGTCGAAGGGAGAG GTGCTGAAATCAATATGAGCATCTCCAGTGATGAGGATGCAATTCAGGATGAATCGGGTACTGATGAGAATTTCATGGTTGCATATATTGCATTGGAATTGATGGGCTCAACTAGCAGTGTTGCAAAGAACAAGGAGGTGGTTCCGAATGTACCAGTCATGACAGGGATACAGTGGGTTGAAATCCAACTAAATGATAGAGTCCAGTGCCACAACATGTTTAGAATGACAAG ACAAGTTGCAAATAAGTTTCGTCATTCATTAGAAACTGTCAGTAGAAAGTTTAGTGaggtacttgactcaatttgtagACTGTCTATTGACATCATAAGACCTAAGGATCCACACTTTGGTACAGTTCATCCAAAACTGCAGCAAGCTAGGTTCTGGCCTCATTTCAACGATTGCATAGGCGCCATTGATGGTACACACATACCTGTAACTGTACCAAAAAGTGAACAGACAAAATACATTGGACGACATGGTTATGGTTCACAAAATGTCATGGCGGTTTGTGACTTCGATATGCGGTTCACACTTGTTGTCACGGGTTGGGTTGGATCTGCTCATGACACTCGGGTATTTTTGGATACTTTAGTCACCTACAAGGATAAATTTCAATATCCACCTGAAGGCAAGTATTACCTTGTTGATTCTGGGTATCCTAATAGAAAAGGATATCTAGCACCTTACAAGGGACAAAGGTATCATGTGCCCGAATGGCAACATGGTCGTCATGTAGTGGGATCGAAGGAGGTGTTCAACTATGCTCACTAG
- the LOC136528907 gene encoding protein GRAVITROPIC IN THE LIGHT 1-like: protein MLHRFALAFKTKTIEFFAEEEEDEDADRFARSPAPGADGVLAGQRVVVLKPDPLLNPNPSADGEGKAASGQEAAVAAALATTSSFQAAYLHLQAAHAPFLPDAVVAADTAAVSHLRRLSELKRITRGGPADPPSPDGDGDGTLTAHLEAQVRENQALLRSFDAVVNRLQAALDAKDAAAAALRLDLEAVDDGNARLASRLDRALAPPPGGDAVGAMLSAGVFDSVLRDALRVAHRFARALAEVLRCAGWDLAAAAEAAYPGVSYSKTGHCRYALLSHVCLSMFDGFDSYQFGATAGTAELGGMELATRRNESLQQFIEHSDADPMELMNSSPDCEFAQFCDRKYKQLIHPGIESSLFGNSDCGTLLVMSVAGPLYELFVAMASSIWTLHRLAWAYDPAVAIFQVGRGTEFSMVYMENIVRSKGFVASKELGKPVRPKVGFTVVPGFRLGGMIQCRVYLDHGKREEDIIDSN from the coding sequence ATGCTCCACAGGTTCGCGCTCGCGTTCAAGACCAAGACCATCGAGTTCttcgccgaggaggaggaggacgaggacgccgACCGATTCGCGCGCTCGCCGGCGCCGGGGGCGGATGGGGTCCTTGCCGGGCAGCGGGTGGTCGTGCTGAAGCCCGACCCGCtgctgaaccctaaccctagcgcgGATGGGGAGGGGAAGGCGGCATCCGGGCAGGAGGCCGCCGTCGCTGCGGCGCTCGCGACGACCTCGTCGTTCCAGGCGGCGTACCTGCACCTGCAGGCCGCCCACGCGCCGTTCCTGCCCGATGCGGTGGTGGCCGCGGACACCGCCGCGGTCTCGCACCTCCGGCGGCTGTCGGAGCTCAAGCGGATCACGAGGGGCGGGCCGGCGGACCCGCCCTCGCCGGACGGAGATGGGGACGGGACGCTCACGGCGCACCTCGAGGCCCAGGTGCGCGAGAACCAGGCGCTGCTGCGGTCCTTCGACGCTGTGGTGAACCGCCTACAGGCGGCCCTCGACGCCAAGGACGCCGCGGCTGCCGCGCTGCGGCTGGACCTCGAGGCGGTCGACGACGGCAACGCGCGGCTCGCGAGCCGCCTCGACCGCGCGCTCGCGCCTCCGCCGGGCGGCGACGCCGTCGGCGCGATGCTATCCGCGGGCGTCTTCGACTCTGTCCTCCGCGACGCGCTCCGCGTCGCCCACCGATTTGCCCGCGCGCTTGCCGAGGTCCTCCGGTGCGCTGGGTGGGACCTGGCCGCGGCTGCAGAGGCTGCCTACCCTGGTGTCTCCTACTCCAAGACCGGCCACTGCCGCTACGCGCTCCTCTCCCACGTCTGCCTCTCCATGTTTGACGGATTCGACTCCTACCAATTCGGCGCCACAGCTGGCACCGCAGAGCTCGGAGGAATGGAGCTGGCAACCCGTAGGAACGAGTCATTGCAGCAATTCATCGAGCACTCAGATGCAGACCCGATGGAGCTGATGAATTCAAGCCCGGACTGTGAGTTTGCCCAATTTTGCGACCGCAAGTACAAACAGCTGATCCATCCTGGCATTGAATCCTCACTGTTTGGGAATTCAGACTGCGGGACATTGCTGGTGATGAGTGTGGCCGGCCCACTCTACGAGTTGTTTGTTGCAATGGCAAGCTCAATATGGACACTGCACAGGTTAGCCTGGGCGTATGACCCAGCAGTCGCCATATTCCAGGTTGGCCGGGGCACAGAGTTCTCAATGGTGTACATGGAGAACATTGTCCGGTCGAAGGGTTTCGTGGCGAGCAAGGAGCTCGGGAAGCCAGTGCGACCAAAGGTCGGGTTCACAGTGGTGCCGGGCTTCCGGCTTGGAGGTATGATCCAGTGTAGGGTGTATCTAGATCATGGGAAGAGGGAAGAAGACATTATAGATTCGAATTGA